A section of the Camelus dromedarius isolate mCamDro1 chromosome 14, mCamDro1.pat, whole genome shotgun sequence genome encodes:
- the ZZZ3 gene encoding ZZ-type zinc finger-containing protein 3 isoform X4, which translates to MEQILDTQFSEFITINLSSVIVIVIIWFYLLKNQHYSYQRLLQTIAVLEAQRSQAVQDLESLGRHQREALKNPIGFVEKLQKKADIGLPYPQRVVQLPEIVWDQYTNSLGNFEREFKNRKRHTRRVKLVFDKVGLPARPKSPLDPRKDGESLSYSVLPLSDGPEGSNSRPQMIRGRLCDDTKPETFNQLWTVEEQKKLEQLLLKYPPEEVESRRWQKIADELGNRTAKQVASRVQKYFIKLTKAGIPVPGRTPNLYIYSKKSSTSRRQHPLNKHLFKPSTFMTSHEPPVYMDEDDDRSCFHGHMNTAVEEASDEESIPIMYRNLPEYKELLQFKKLKKQKLQQMQAESGFVQHVGFKCDSCGVEPIQGVRWHCQDCPPEMSLDFCDSCSDCLHETDIHKEDHQLEPVYRSETFLDRDYCVSQGTSYNYLDPNYFPANR; encoded by the exons TTATCAGAGACTGTTACAGACGATTGCTGTACTCGAGGCTCAGCGTTCTCAAGCAGTCCAGGACCTGGAAAGCTTAGGCAGACACCAGAGAGAAGCACTAAAAAATCCCATTGGATTTGTGGAAAAACTCCAGAAGAAG gctgaTATAGGGCTTCCATATCCACAGAGAGTTGTTCAATTGCCCGAGATTGTATGGGACCAATATACCAATAGCCTTGGGAACTttgaaagagaatttaaaaatcgTAAAAGACATACTAGGAGAGTTAAGTTAGTTTTTGATAAAG TAGGTTTACCTGCTAGACCAAAAAGTCCTTTAGATCCTAGAAAGGATGGAGAGTCCCTTTCATACTCTGTGTTGCCTTTGAGTGATGGTCCAGAAGGCTCAAATAGCCGCCCTCAG ATGATAAGAGGACGCCTGTGTGATGATACCAAACCTGAAACATTTAACCAATTGTGGACCGTTGAAGAGCAG AAAAAGCTTGAACAATTACTCCTGAAATACCCTCCTGAAGAAGTCGAGTCTCGACGCTGGCAGAAGATAGCAGATGAACTGGGCAACAGGACAGCAAAACAG GTTGCCAGCCGAGTACAGAAGTATTTCATAAAACTAACTAAGGCTGGCATTCCAGTCCCAGGCAGAACACCAAACTTATATATATACTCCAAAAAG TCTTCAACAAGCAGACGACAGCATCCCCTTAATAAGCATCTCTTTAAACCTTCCACTTTCATGACTTCCCACGAACCACCAGTGTATATGGATGAAGACGATGACCGATCCTGTTTCCATGGCCACATGAACACTGCTGTCGAGGAGGCATCA GATGAAGAAAGTATTCCTATTATGTACAGGAATTTACCTGAATATAAGGAACTAttacagtttaaaaagttaaagaaacagaaacttcagCAAATGCAAGCTGAAAGTGGATTTGTGCAGCATGTGGGCTTCAAG TGTGATAGCTGTGGCGTAGAACCTATCCAGGGTGTTCGGTGGCACTGCCAGGACTGCCCCCCAGAAATGTCTTTGGATTTCTGTGATTCTTGTTCAGATTG cctccatgagacagatattCACAAGGAAGATCACCAACTAGAACCTGTGTATAGGTCAGAGACGTTCCTAGACAGAGACTACTGTGTGTCCCAGGGCACCAGTTATAATTACCTTGACCCAAACTACTTTCCAGCAAACAGATGA
- the ZZZ3 gene encoding ZZ-type zinc finger-containing protein 3 isoform X5 has protein sequence MIDLWLYSYQRLLQTIAVLEAQRSQAVQDLESLGRHQREALKNPIGFVEKLQKKADIGLPYPQRVVQLPEIVWDQYTNSLGNFEREFKNRKRHTRRVKLVFDKVGLPARPKSPLDPRKDGESLSYSVLPLSDGPEGSNSRPQMIRGRLCDDTKPETFNQLWTVEEQKKLEQLLLKYPPEEVESRRWQKIADELGNRTAKQVASRVQKYFIKLTKAGIPVPGRTPNLYIYSKKSSTSRRQHPLNKHLFKPSTFMTSHEPPVYMDEDDDRSCFHGHMNTAVEEASDEESIPIMYRNLPEYKELLQFKKLKKQKLQQMQAESGFVQHVGFKCDSCGVEPIQGVRWHCQDCPPEMSLDFCDSCSDCLHETDIHKEDHQLEPVYRSETFLDRDYCVSQGTSYNYLDPNYFPANR, from the exons TTATCAGAGACTGTTACAGACGATTGCTGTACTCGAGGCTCAGCGTTCTCAAGCAGTCCAGGACCTGGAAAGCTTAGGCAGACACCAGAGAGAAGCACTAAAAAATCCCATTGGATTTGTGGAAAAACTCCAGAAGAAG gctgaTATAGGGCTTCCATATCCACAGAGAGTTGTTCAATTGCCCGAGATTGTATGGGACCAATATACCAATAGCCTTGGGAACTttgaaagagaatttaaaaatcgTAAAAGACATACTAGGAGAGTTAAGTTAGTTTTTGATAAAG TAGGTTTACCTGCTAGACCAAAAAGTCCTTTAGATCCTAGAAAGGATGGAGAGTCCCTTTCATACTCTGTGTTGCCTTTGAGTGATGGTCCAGAAGGCTCAAATAGCCGCCCTCAG ATGATAAGAGGACGCCTGTGTGATGATACCAAACCTGAAACATTTAACCAATTGTGGACCGTTGAAGAGCAG AAAAAGCTTGAACAATTACTCCTGAAATACCCTCCTGAAGAAGTCGAGTCTCGACGCTGGCAGAAGATAGCAGATGAACTGGGCAACAGGACAGCAAAACAG GTTGCCAGCCGAGTACAGAAGTATTTCATAAAACTAACTAAGGCTGGCATTCCAGTCCCAGGCAGAACACCAAACTTATATATATACTCCAAAAAG TCTTCAACAAGCAGACGACAGCATCCCCTTAATAAGCATCTCTTTAAACCTTCCACTTTCATGACTTCCCACGAACCACCAGTGTATATGGATGAAGACGATGACCGATCCTGTTTCCATGGCCACATGAACACTGCTGTCGAGGAGGCATCA GATGAAGAAAGTATTCCTATTATGTACAGGAATTTACCTGAATATAAGGAACTAttacagtttaaaaagttaaagaaacagaaacttcagCAAATGCAAGCTGAAAGTGGATTTGTGCAGCATGTGGGCTTCAAG TGTGATAGCTGTGGCGTAGAACCTATCCAGGGTGTTCGGTGGCACTGCCAGGACTGCCCCCCAGAAATGTCTTTGGATTTCTGTGATTCTTGTTCAGATTG cctccatgagacagatattCACAAGGAAGATCACCAACTAGAACCTGTGTATAGGTCAGAGACGTTCCTAGACAGAGACTACTGTGTGTCCCAGGGCACCAGTTATAATTACCTTGACCCAAACTACTTTCCAGCAAACAGATGA